From Sulfitobacter pacificus, one genomic window encodes:
- the benC gene encoding benzoate 1,2-dioxygenase electron transfer component BenC, which translates to MTTYEIALNFEDGVTRIIQCADDEMVTDAAFRQKINLPMDCRDGVCGTCKCFAEKGKYEIEFYMDESMSDEEVSQGYVLTCQMIPKSDCVLKVPAPSAACKTAPEEVEGLVSAVDTLSETSFRLHVKLAKPIRFLPGQYVNISVPGTGKRRSYSFSSVPGVEEASFLIRNLPGGVMSGYLRDGGKTGDLVELNGPMGTFYLRPIERPQLWLAGGTGLAPFLSMLELVALQGTEHPIVLYYAVTRRADLVELDRINDLVAKIGSVTVITVLAADEDTHERKGFVTDHVTVDDLNGGECDVYLCGPPPMVDAVRKHFEVLGVEPENFYYEKFNPTEAEAA; encoded by the coding sequence TTGACAACCTATGAAATTGCTTTGAATTTCGAAGATGGCGTCACGCGCATTATTCAATGTGCTGACGACGAAATGGTAACCGACGCGGCCTTCCGTCAGAAGATAAATTTGCCGATGGACTGTCGTGATGGAGTCTGCGGAACCTGCAAGTGTTTTGCCGAAAAAGGTAAGTACGAAATAGAATTCTACATGGATGAGTCCATGAGTGATGAAGAGGTCAGTCAAGGTTACGTTCTCACTTGCCAGATGATCCCCAAAAGTGATTGCGTTCTTAAGGTGCCGGCCCCCTCTGCCGCTTGTAAAACTGCGCCAGAGGAGGTGGAGGGCCTTGTCTCAGCTGTTGATACACTGTCTGAAACTTCGTTTCGCTTGCATGTGAAGCTCGCGAAACCAATCCGTTTTCTACCTGGGCAGTATGTGAATATCTCGGTTCCAGGTACGGGGAAACGTCGTTCATACTCCTTTTCTTCTGTGCCTGGTGTTGAAGAGGCATCGTTTCTGATCCGTAATTTGCCTGGGGGTGTGATGAGTGGCTATTTGAGGGACGGAGGCAAGACTGGGGATCTCGTTGAACTCAATGGTCCAATGGGTACTTTTTATTTGCGCCCGATTGAAAGGCCGCAGCTATGGCTCGCTGGGGGTACTGGGTTGGCCCCCTTTTTGTCGATGCTTGAACTGGTAGCACTGCAAGGTACAGAACACCCTATCGTGCTTTACTATGCAGTGACTCGACGAGCCGACCTAGTCGAGTTGGACCGCATCAACGATTTGGTTGCGAAGATTGGTAGCGTAACTGTAATTACAGTACTCGCAGCTGACGAAGATACACACGAACGAAAAGGATTTGTGACCGATCATGTGACTGTAGATGATCTGAATGGTGGCGAATGCGACGTTTATCTTTGTGGGCCTCCACCGATGGTGGACGCAGTCCGCAAACACTTCGAGGTGCTCGGAGTGGAGCCTGAAAATTTCTACTACGAAAAATTCAACCCGACAGAAGCGGAGGCAGCATGA
- the benB gene encoding benzoate 1,2-dioxygenase small subunit → MSIATREREAATIGMNLSEIQAFLYAEARALDDRDWDTWLAFYHDDCPFWMPTWDDYDALTEDPQNEMSLMYYPNKQGIEDRVFRIKTDRSAATSLPEPRTNHNLANIEVVDADRNEISVRFNWHTLTYRYGITDQHWGTSFYTIRIGGKKPLITDKKIVLKNDRIHQVIDVYHI, encoded by the coding sequence ATGAGTATCGCAACACGAGAACGTGAAGCAGCAACTATAGGTATGAATCTCAGCGAAATTCAGGCCTTTCTCTATGCGGAGGCACGGGCACTGGATGACCGCGATTGGGATACTTGGTTAGCATTTTACCACGATGACTGCCCGTTTTGGATGCCTACATGGGACGACTACGACGCGCTCACAGAAGATCCACAAAACGAAATGTCGTTGATGTATTATCCAAACAAGCAAGGCATCGAAGATCGGGTATTTCGGATTAAGACTGACCGTTCCGCTGCGACGTCTTTGCCCGAGCCGCGTACGAACCACAATTTGGCAAATATTGAAGTTGTAGATGCAGATCGTAATGAGATTAGTGTGCGTTTCAATTGGCATACTTTGACTTATCGCTATGGGATAACGGATCAGCATTGGGGCACTTCATTTTACACGATCCGGATTGGCGGGAAAAAGCCATTAATAACCGACAAAAAGATCGTTCTTAAGAACGACCGCATACACCAAGTCATAGACGTATATCATATTTGA
- a CDS encoding Rieske 2Fe-2S domain-containing protein, translating into MFANSNLDDLAHQISGAVEDDPKNGVFRCRRDVFSDDALFELEMKHVFEGNWIYMAHESQISEPGDYFTLTMGRTPVVITRDKSGELHALVNACSHRGAQLCRFKRRNQSTFTCPFHGWTFSNTGKLLKVKDPKDAGYPEQFNKAGSHDLTKVARFENYRGFLFGSLNAEVGPLREYLGEACKMIDMILDQADEGLEVLRGSSTYTYDGNWKLQAENGADGYHVSAVHWNYVATTAHRTDDGKQDNIKANDASKWSKQRGGFHAYENGHILLWTELADPTNRPNYPRLTEWVEEYGETKAEWMVGVMRNLCVYPNVFLMDQMSSQIRVIRPVSVDKTEVTIYCIAPKGESQEARSHRIRQYEDFFNASGMATPDDTEEFRATQRAYAGAAHAPWNDLTRGATQWIEGPDEDAKKLGINPILCGARTEDEGLFVVQHTNWSERMADAITKERENAFKTRSAAE; encoded by the coding sequence ATGTTTGCTAATTCTAATCTTGATGATCTCGCACATCAGATTTCTGGTGCGGTTGAAGACGACCCCAAAAATGGCGTTTTTCGATGTCGCAGAGATGTTTTCTCAGACGACGCGCTTTTTGAGCTTGAGATGAAGCATGTGTTCGAGGGCAACTGGATATACATGGCGCACGAGAGCCAAATCTCTGAACCTGGAGATTATTTTACGCTCACTATGGGTCGTACTCCTGTCGTTATTACGCGGGACAAGTCGGGTGAATTACATGCGCTCGTCAACGCCTGTTCTCATAGAGGTGCCCAGCTCTGCCGTTTCAAACGGCGAAACCAAAGTACTTTCACATGCCCATTCCATGGATGGACCTTCTCAAACACTGGTAAGCTTCTCAAAGTTAAAGATCCGAAAGATGCTGGTTATCCGGAGCAGTTCAACAAGGCAGGCAGCCACGATTTAACCAAGGTCGCTCGATTTGAAAATTATCGTGGCTTCCTATTCGGCTCGCTCAACGCTGAGGTGGGGCCACTTAGAGAGTATCTTGGTGAAGCGTGTAAGATGATCGACATGATCCTTGATCAGGCAGATGAAGGGTTGGAGGTTTTGCGGGGGTCTTCAACATACACATATGACGGGAACTGGAAGCTTCAGGCCGAGAACGGCGCTGATGGTTATCACGTTTCGGCTGTGCATTGGAACTATGTTGCTACAACAGCGCACCGCACTGACGACGGCAAGCAAGACAATATCAAAGCGAACGATGCATCGAAGTGGTCAAAACAGCGCGGGGGTTTCCATGCCTATGAAAATGGTCACATTCTGCTGTGGACTGAACTGGCCGACCCTACCAACCGTCCAAACTATCCTCGTCTCACAGAGTGGGTTGAAGAATATGGAGAGACGAAAGCGGAATGGATGGTGGGGGTAATGCGTAACCTCTGTGTATATCCGAACGTATTCTTGATGGATCAGATGAGTTCGCAAATTCGAGTAATCCGCCCTGTCAGCGTCGATAAAACTGAGGTCACTATTTATTGTATCGCGCCCAAAGGTGAGAGTCAGGAGGCTCGTTCTCATCGTATCCGACAATACGAAGACTTTTTTAATGCTTCAGGTATGGCAACTCCAGATGACACGGAAGAGTTTCGCGCTACCCAACGTGCGTACGCTGGTGCAGCGCACGCCCCTTGGAATGACTTAACGCGTGGCGCTACCCAGTGGATTGAGGGCCCAGATGAAGATGCCAAAAAACTGGGCATTAACCCAATACTGTGCGGAGCACGTACGGAGGACGAAGGCTTGTTCGTAGTCCAGCATACCAATTGGTCTGAGCGTATGGCGGATGCAATTACCAAGGAGCGTGAAAATGCGTTCAAAACTCGGTCGGCAGCAGAGTAA
- a CDS encoding GntR family transcriptional regulator encodes MTTKTEPKTAFVLIEEKLRNRIISGDLPGGTRLQVDALRREFDVSTSTVREALSRLLACSLVVSQPNIGFRVAPLSRSDFISVARVRKLLEIEALSESLENRNDEWEATLAGAYHLLERADRAFVLEGNLDQEHEWRQRNQAFHEAMVAACKNRYLLDFRRSINYNAERYRALIPDISRNALHVPDQHRALFESAVSGRREDCISLMCDHISTTVDLLIDHLPQS; translated from the coding sequence ATGACAACAAAGACAGAGCCAAAAACTGCCTTCGTTTTGATCGAAGAGAAACTTAGAAACCGGATTATCTCGGGCGACCTGCCCGGCGGAACGAGGCTGCAGGTCGATGCGCTACGAAGAGAGTTTGACGTAAGCACCTCAACGGTTCGCGAAGCACTTTCGCGGCTTCTGGCATGTTCGTTGGTCGTCTCTCAGCCAAACATCGGTTTCCGTGTTGCGCCGCTAAGTCGCAGTGACTTCATTTCCGTCGCCCGAGTTCGCAAACTGCTTGAAATAGAAGCACTAAGTGAATCACTAGAAAACCGAAATGATGAATGGGAGGCAACCTTAGCAGGTGCTTATCATTTACTGGAAAGAGCCGATAGGGCTTTCGTTCTCGAAGGAAATCTCGACCAAGAACATGAATGGCGCCAACGTAATCAAGCTTTTCACGAAGCAATGGTGGCGGCATGCAAGAACCGCTACCTGCTCGATTTTCGTCGAAGCATAAACTACAATGCAGAGCGATACAGAGCACTGATCCCAGACATTAGCCGAAATGCACTTCACGTGCCTGATCAACATCGAGCCCTGTTTGAAAGTGCTGTAAGTGGTAGGCGAGAAGATTGCATTTCTTTGATGTGCGATCATATTTCAACAACCGTTGACCTATTGATTGATCACTTGCCCCAATCCTGA
- a CDS encoding catechol 2,3-dioxygenase, producing MTDNEPIFDVAQLSHVELFTPKMDESLWFFKELLGLQESSRDGKSVYLRGYEESYHHSLKLTERDQPGMAQMGWRASSKLALDRRVSQIEKLGAGIGWVDTEAGYGPAYEYRTPDGHIQRIFWEVERATIPDSLKTPLINRPQKRPLSGVPVRRLDHVNLMCSDVGPMRRFYQEAMGTRLRETIIAGGGEVEVAAWMSHNNLVHDVAMMRDESGVKGRLHHVAFWYGYPQHLSDAADVFREHNIQIEAGPGKHGITQAAFLYCFEPGGNRVELFGDAGYLIFEPDWKPVVWEEKDLEAGIIWHGSQLPQEFFMVGTPPVPANE from the coding sequence ATGACAGACAACGAACCAATTTTTGACGTGGCGCAATTGAGCCATGTTGAACTCTTTACGCCGAAAATGGATGAAAGCCTTTGGTTTTTCAAAGAGCTTTTGGGACTCCAAGAATCATCGAGGGACGGAAAATCCGTATATCTCAGGGGTTATGAGGAGTCCTACCACCATTCACTGAAGCTTACAGAACGGGACCAACCAGGAATGGCCCAAATGGGTTGGCGAGCTTCTTCGAAGTTAGCCCTCGATCGTCGCGTCTCCCAGATTGAAAAATTGGGTGCCGGTATCGGATGGGTCGACACCGAAGCTGGCTACGGACCGGCATATGAGTATCGAACACCCGACGGGCACATTCAAAGAATTTTTTGGGAAGTAGAGCGCGCGACGATTCCTGATAGCTTGAAAACACCGTTGATCAACCGGCCACAAAAACGACCGCTTTCTGGCGTTCCGGTTCGTCGTTTGGATCACGTCAATCTAATGTGTTCAGACGTGGGCCCCATGCGGCGATTCTACCAAGAAGCCATGGGTACACGGCTCCGCGAAACTATTATAGCAGGTGGCGGTGAGGTCGAGGTAGCAGCATGGATGAGCCACAACAACTTAGTCCATGACGTAGCTATGATGCGAGATGAGAGTGGGGTCAAAGGCCGGTTGCACCATGTCGCATTCTGGTACGGATATCCACAACATCTTTCGGACGCTGCCGACGTATTTCGCGAACACAACATCCAGATCGAAGCAGGCCCCGGCAAGCACGGCATCACGCAGGCCGCCTTTTTGTACTGCTTTGAGCCGGGCGGCAACCGAGTCGAACTCTTTGGAGATGCAGGGTACTTGATTTTCGAACCCGACTGGAAACCTGTCGTGTGGGAAGAAAAAGACCTCGAAGCTGGAATAATTTGGCACGGATCGCAACTGCCACAAGAGTTCTTCATGGTTGGGACACCGCCTGTACCGGCAAACGAATAG
- a CDS encoding alpha/beta fold hydrolase has protein sequence MSDGSQISDDGKIITIDGIDTYYQDVGEGEPVLFIHGSGPGVSAWANWRLNLGPISQKSRCIAPDMVGFGKTVAPENYEYSMTNWVKHLYGLTQELGLGQTTIVGNSFGGGLAIAFAIAHPELVSRIVLMGAVGVEFELTYGLNEVWGYEPSVENMKELLDIFSHDKTLVNDDLASLRYSASVAPGIHESYSAMFPAPRQKWIHAMASETSDISKIKVPVLIVHGKNDRVIPIGNSHKFFELLPNAELHLFSNCGHWTQIEKRDRFNALVLDFIAGGSNTS, from the coding sequence ATGTCCGATGGATCGCAAATTTCAGATGATGGAAAAATCATCACTATCGATGGAATCGATACTTATTATCAAGACGTAGGTGAAGGAGAGCCAGTACTGTTTATCCATGGATCCGGACCTGGAGTATCTGCTTGGGCAAACTGGCGCTTAAACTTGGGACCCATCAGCCAAAAATCACGTTGCATAGCGCCGGATATGGTTGGTTTTGGTAAGACCGTGGCCCCTGAAAACTATGAATACTCAATGACAAATTGGGTCAAACATCTTTATGGCTTGACCCAAGAATTGGGCCTCGGCCAAACGACCATTGTAGGCAACTCATTTGGCGGGGGGCTCGCCATTGCGTTCGCTATCGCGCACCCTGAGTTGGTTTCACGAATTGTATTAATGGGTGCCGTTGGTGTTGAATTTGAACTGACTTATGGACTCAATGAGGTTTGGGGTTACGAGCCATCCGTTGAGAATATGAAAGAGTTGCTTGATATTTTTTCTCATGACAAAACTCTTGTCAACGACGATCTTGCATCATTACGCTATTCCGCCTCGGTGGCACCGGGAATCCATGAAAGCTACTCAGCGATGTTTCCTGCTCCACGGCAAAAATGGATTCACGCAATGGCATCAGAAACATCAGATATCTCGAAAATAAAGGTTCCAGTGTTAATCGTTCACGGGAAGAATGATCGAGTTATTCCAATTGGAAACTCTCACAAGTTTTTTGAGCTTCTTCCGAATGCGGAATTACACCTATTTTCAAATTGCGGCCATTGGACTCAGATCGAAAAAAGAGATAGATTCAACGCGCTGGTTCTTGACTTTATTGCAGGTGGTTCCAACACCTCCTAA
- a CDS encoding helix-turn-helix domain-containing protein — MAKTIRSSGHEALRDALIAARKNAGLTQEQLATRLKCHQSFVARVESGERRIDVIELVVLARAMEVETAKLLAVAERETDADHRI, encoded by the coding sequence GTGGCAAAGACAATCAGAAGTTCAGGGCATGAGGCGCTCCGCGATGCACTTATCGCGGCGCGCAAAAATGCTGGTCTCACACAGGAACAATTGGCCACGCGGCTGAAATGCCATCAGTCCTTTGTGGCCCGCGTTGAAAGTGGTGAGCGCAGGATCGATGTCATTGAACTGGTTGTTCTCGCGCGGGCTATGGAAGTCGAAACTGCTAAACTCTTAGCGGTGGCCGAACGCGAGACGGATGCCGATCATCGGATTTGA
- a CDS encoding lytic transglycosylase domain-containing protein, whose amino-acid sequence MVLVMESDGSLSPSQSQQSFSRNYNDGIGQGSASDGLRVFGETAEPDPVEEVRIAALAPRAPVPRPDILGAIQEVGLRYASHRGLRAADITVTDWLNLYRANIEIESAYNPRAVSHAGAIGLGQLMPDTARALGVDPNNWRQNLDGSARYLTMMLAEFGDTRLALAAYNAGPDAVREYSGIPPYRETQNHVQRVLAVFNRLEGETP is encoded by the coding sequence ATGGTGCTGGTAATGGAGAGCGATGGCTCGCTCTCACCGTCTCAATCCCAACAAAGCTTTTCTCGCAACTACAATGATGGGATCGGCCAAGGCTCTGCATCTGATGGCTTGCGAGTCTTCGGCGAAACTGCGGAACCTGATCCGGTCGAAGAGGTACGTATCGCCGCACTTGCACCACGTGCGCCTGTGCCCCGCCCTGACATTCTCGGCGCGATCCAAGAGGTCGGTCTGCGCTATGCAAGCCACCGTGGACTGCGTGCCGCCGACATTACCGTCACGGATTGGCTGAACCTTTATCGCGCCAATATCGAGATCGAGAGCGCTTACAATCCGCGCGCCGTCTCCCACGCCGGGGCCATCGGTCTTGGGCAACTGATGCCGGATACCGCCCGCGCACTTGGCGTTGACCCCAATAACTGGCGACAGAACCTGGACGGATCGGCACGCTATCTCACGATGATGCTGGCCGAGTTCGGCGACACACGCTTGGCGCTTGCCGCCTACAACGCCGGACCCGATGCCGTGCGCGAGTATTCCGGCATTCCCCCCTATCGAGAGACCCAAAATCACGTCCAGCGGGTGCTGGCCGTCTTCAACCGGCTAGAAGGAGAGACCCCATGA
- a CDS encoding TrbC/VirB2 family protein produces the protein MKPRSNKLLAIATLLVFAAQPALAQSIDLSPIQDLLQGIVDALTGPLGVVIATLAVLGVFLSWFFNIIDLRQALWVLVGIAGVAAAPTIVAAVFGGGTP, from the coding sequence ATGAAGCCAAGAAGTAATAAGTTATTGGCCATCGCCACTTTGCTGGTATTTGCAGCGCAGCCTGCACTGGCTCAGAGTATCGACCTCTCCCCTATTCAGGACCTTCTGCAGGGCATCGTTGATGCCCTGACCGGTCCTCTCGGCGTGGTCATCGCGACGCTGGCCGTATTGGGCGTGTTCCTAAGCTGGTTCTTCAACATCATCGATCTGCGCCAGGCCCTTTGGGTTCTGGTCGGCATTGCCGGTGTCGCAGCTGCTCCCACAATCGTTGCCGCCGTATTTGGTGGTGGTACCCCGTAA
- a CDS encoding type IV secretion system protein VirB3 codes for MAERSPLFLGLVRPPKLLGLPIMYAMVWLFGSVLLFVWVQHILVLGVAAILYPVLWKAADWDPRFIDVMMTALQETPPTRNRAIHRGDSYAP; via the coding sequence GTGGCTGAACGATCGCCGCTCTTCCTGGGCCTTGTGCGCCCGCCGAAGCTTCTCGGCCTGCCGATCATGTATGCCATGGTCTGGCTCTTTGGGTCGGTGCTGCTCTTCGTGTGGGTGCAGCACATCCTGGTCCTCGGCGTGGCGGCGATCCTCTACCCGGTGCTTTGGAAAGCGGCGGATTGGGACCCGCGCTTCATCGACGTGATGATGACGGCGCTGCAGGAAACCCCACCGACGCGCAACCGTGCCATTCACAGGGGCGACAGCTATGCGCCATAG
- a CDS encoding type IV secretion system protein B4, protein MRHSEARDEVEDTRTLMPDWYAREKHLAHMLPYVSLVDDQTVRTRVNELFQCIRLSGVNSYTTDDAYLDKVTALFARIIAQLGPEFSYYVHKVSKSITPDLLPVQGDDFAAAVDEAWRSKLGSAGLRDKTLTLTIIHRPPPKSFLGFVNRSAPERFKEETSKRIRRLNEAVGVFMSGLAELKPRILSAASGELVGFLGALNTGRELPLYPANRYGFLSYNVANTRVTFLEDHFELSDGVVGRRFGKSFTIGEYSEATSCTMFDMLNLPVDMIVTHSFTPINSNLMAGRIKRQKRQMQASQDAALSLLEALDIAHDDLEAKRQSFGEHHMVVTVFYDSLDELQTLGAEIVNAAAAEGVKMIGERMAAKTHYFSQHPGNQPKRVRASAVTNRNFADFAALHRTQLGKEKHQLPWGQEITLLPTPEQSAYRFSYHEQGSPDKEPTGGHTLILGRPGSGKSVLSAFLMTQARRVGARIFVFDYRLGMEMAVRANGGRYASIKAGQATGLNPLWTEVDGRGTAWLSDWLASLLYRSDKPLTPAQTNRIQEVVRQNAGAANPQLRNWKDFASLFVSTDDNGDLHQRLLEWTEDGRYGWIFGQSLEDTFSLDGDVVGFDLTGILDSESEKERMAVLSYLFRRIEREIEDRRPTIIVIDEAWKALDNAYFSERLSNWLVTARKQNTVAVMMTQYASQLERTRTGKTIVEAVPTQILLPNIRAHASDYAMLNLYEKELDVLLNTGSDSRLALIRDDSGSVVVDADLSSLGPLLTILGGMEKGEALVGADYRDRPDFWRLS, encoded by the coding sequence ATGCGCCATAGTGAAGCCCGTGACGAGGTCGAGGATACCCGCACCCTCATGCCGGATTGGTATGCCCGCGAGAAACATCTCGCGCATATGCTGCCCTATGTCAGCCTGGTCGACGACCAGACCGTGCGCACGCGTGTCAACGAGCTTTTCCAGTGCATCCGCCTCAGCGGTGTGAACAGCTACACGACGGATGATGCCTATCTCGACAAGGTGACGGCGCTCTTTGCCCGGATCATCGCGCAGCTCGGGCCAGAGTTCAGCTATTACGTACACAAAGTGTCAAAGTCGATCACCCCGGACCTGCTCCCGGTTCAGGGTGACGACTTCGCGGCGGCGGTGGATGAAGCCTGGCGTTCAAAGCTGGGGAGTGCCGGGCTGCGGGACAAGACCCTGACGCTCACGATCATCCACCGCCCGCCACCCAAGAGCTTTCTGGGATTTGTGAACCGATCCGCGCCCGAGCGCTTCAAGGAGGAAACATCCAAGCGGATCAGACGCCTCAACGAAGCCGTCGGTGTGTTTATGTCCGGCCTCGCCGAACTGAAGCCACGTATTCTCTCAGCCGCATCCGGCGAACTTGTTGGGTTCCTCGGTGCTCTCAATACCGGGCGCGAGCTGCCGCTTTACCCGGCAAACCGCTACGGCTTTCTTTCCTACAACGTCGCCAATACCCGCGTGACGTTTCTGGAGGATCACTTCGAGCTGTCAGACGGCGTCGTGGGGCGTCGCTTCGGCAAGAGCTTTACCATCGGCGAATATTCCGAGGCCACCTCCTGCACCATGTTCGACATGCTCAACCTGCCTGTCGATATGATCGTCACGCACTCGTTCACACCGATCAATTCAAACCTGATGGCGGGCCGGATCAAACGCCAGAAACGTCAGATGCAGGCCTCACAAGATGCCGCTCTTTCACTCCTCGAAGCCCTCGACATCGCCCATGATGATCTCGAAGCCAAACGTCAAAGTTTTGGCGAGCACCACATGGTCGTGACCGTCTTTTACGACAGTCTCGATGAACTCCAAACCCTCGGGGCCGAGATCGTCAACGCCGCAGCGGCCGAGGGCGTGAAGATGATTGGCGAGCGGATGGCCGCCAAGACGCATTACTTCAGCCAGCATCCCGGCAATCAGCCCAAACGCGTTCGTGCCAGCGCCGTCACCAACCGCAATTTTGCGGATTTTGCAGCGCTCCATCGCACGCAGCTTGGCAAAGAAAAGCATCAACTGCCCTGGGGACAGGAAATCACCCTGCTCCCCACGCCCGAGCAAAGCGCGTACCGGTTTTCCTATCACGAGCAGGGATCGCCCGACAAAGAACCAACCGGTGGCCACACCCTGATCCTTGGGCGACCAGGGTCGGGAAAGTCCGTTCTTTCGGCCTTTCTGATGACGCAAGCGCGCCGCGTCGGGGCGCGCATATTCGTCTTCGACTATCGGCTCGGAATGGAAATGGCGGTTCGCGCCAATGGCGGGCGCTACGCCTCTATCAAGGCCGGACAGGCGACCGGCCTCAATCCGCTCTGGACCGAGGTGGACGGGCGCGGCACGGCATGGTTGTCGGATTGGCTCGCTTCCCTTCTCTACCGTTCTGACAAGCCCCTCACCCCAGCCCAGACCAATCGCATTCAAGAGGTGGTTCGCCAGAACGCCGGCGCTGCCAATCCGCAGCTTCGGAACTGGAAGGATTTCGCCTCACTCTTCGTCTCCACCGATGACAATGGTGATCTGCACCAGCGGCTCTTGGAGTGGACCGAAGACGGCCGTTACGGCTGGATATTTGGGCAGAGCTTAGAAGACACATTCTCGCTCGACGGCGATGTCGTGGGGTTTGACCTGACCGGCATTCTCGACAGCGAGAGCGAGAAAGAACGCATGGCGGTGCTCTCCTATCTCTTCCGCCGTATCGAACGGGAGATCGAGGACCGCCGCCCCACCATCATCGTCATCGACGAGGCCTGGAAGGCGCTGGACAATGCGTATTTCTCCGAGCGGCTCTCGAATTGGCTGGTGACCGCGCGCAAACAGAACACCGTTGCGGTGATGATGACGCAATATGCCAGCCAGCTTGAACGCACGCGAACCGGCAAAACCATTGTTGAGGCGGTGCCAACGCAGATCCTGCTTCCGAACATTCGCGCTCATGCCTCGGATTACGCGATGCTCAACCTCTACGAGAAAGAGCTCGATGTGCTCCTGAACACTGGCAGTGATAGCCGCCTCGCGCTCATCCGTGACGATAGCGGTTCGGTCGTTGTCGACGCCGATCTTTCCTCCCTAGGCCCCCTCCTCACCATCCTTGGCGGCATGGAAAAGGGTGAGGCGCTGGTGGGTGCCGATTACCGCGACCGACCTGATTTCTGGAGGCTTTCATGA
- a CDS encoding lytic transglycosylase domain-containing protein: protein MPVNDAGLTARDIVETGDREADLAVQRETLTVEELLTEIEQEQLAVLRNILDAQTSFGGLGLSSMVSGLESGSGDPDRSVAAVYGSGDIDPNPGGAGMFGDAAENIEQLIIRVAQETHARPGVGRAGLSVVQWRALLQALIWQESRFTIGARSPVGAFGLTQIMPGTASDLGINPEYYNSPYLQVEGGARYLSNQLNTFDGNIINALAAYNAGPGRVFEYSGVPPFKETQHYVQVIPERYNLYLARIGGIEALGTIDPALMANANLSLTGHGAAYYGNNSPTAIRQAALRIQDIVTRIGSTEDIQESMALNTYARAELVRLMAARIRLKAARTQPLTAAELAQAYARMAEGEFMNFTLEDLD from the coding sequence GTGCCCGTTAATGATGCCGGGCTGACCGCACGGGATATCGTTGAAACAGGCGATCGTGAGGCCGATCTAGCCGTCCAACGGGAAACCCTGACGGTCGAGGAACTCCTCACCGAAATCGAGCAAGAACAACTCGCCGTGTTGCGCAACATCCTTGATGCGCAGACAAGCTTTGGCGGTCTGGGCCTGTCGAGCATGGTTTCAGGTCTTGAATCTGGCAGCGGCGATCCCGATCGGTCCGTTGCTGCGGTTTATGGCTCCGGCGACATCGACCCCAATCCCGGCGGCGCGGGCATGTTCGGGGATGCCGCGGAAAACATCGAGCAGTTGATTATTCGCGTCGCCCAAGAGACCCACGCACGGCCCGGGGTCGGGCGCGCCGGGCTGTCTGTCGTGCAATGGCGAGCGCTCCTTCAAGCCCTGATCTGGCAAGAGAGTCGGTTTACCATCGGTGCGCGGTCCCCTGTTGGTGCTTTCGGCCTGACCCAGATCATGCCCGGCACCGCCAGCGATCTCGGCATCAACCCGGAATATTACAACAGCCCCTATCTCCAGGTCGAAGGCGGTGCACGCTACCTCTCTAACCAGCTCAACACATTCGATGGCAACATCATCAACGCGCTTGCGGCTTATAACGCCGGGCCCGGCCGCGTGTTTGAATATAGCGGTGTGCCGCCCTTCAAAGAGACCCAACACTACGTGCAGGTCATCCCCGAACGCTACAATCTTTACCTCGCCCGTATCGGTGGCATCGAAGCACTCGGGACCATCGATCCTGCGCTCATGGCCAATGCCAATCTTTCACTCACCGGACACGGCGCGGCCTATTACGGGAACAATTCTCCGACCGCGATCCGCCAAGCCGCACTTCGCATCCAAGACATCGTCACCCGGATCGGCAGTACGGAGGACATCCAGGAAAGCATGGCGCTCAACACCTATGCCCGTGCCGAGCTGGTCCGTCTCATGGCCGCGCGCATACGCCTGAAGGCCGCACGGACCCAGCCGCTCACCGCCGCAGAGCTCGCTCAGGCCTACGCACGCATGGCCGAGGGAGAGTTTATGAATTTCACATTGGAGGATCTGGATTGA